In a single window of the Ananas comosus cultivar F153 unplaced genomic scaffold, ASM154086v1, whole genome shotgun sequence genome:
- the LOC109705601 gene encoding leucine-rich repeat receptor-like protein CLAVATA2: MQAIRAMGCIERERNTLLSFKADLTDPYNFLSSWEGHDCCKWTGVVCSNTTSHVVKLKLGNLALSGEINPSLSLLSDLKHLDLSMNNFNGISIPTQIGSLHKLKYLNLSNACFSGTVPAQLGNLSNLRYLDLSVELSLSCMMSVGNNMWWLSQLSSLKYLDMSYVYLGDVPNWLDTINMLPSLEVLHLPFTLLNGIPSSLSNVNITALKDSFLMNLAL, encoded by the coding sequence ATGCAAGCAATTAGAGCAATGGGTTGCattgagagggagaggaacacACTTCTCAGCTTTAAAGCCGACCTAACTGATCCATACAACTTCTTGTCATCGTGGGAAGGGCACGATTGTTGTAAATGGACGGGAGTCGTCTGCAGCAATACAACGAGCCATGTTGTGAAGCTCAAACTCGGAAATTTAGCATTGAGCGGTGAGATCAACCCATCTTTGTCTCTTTTAAGTGATCTGAAGCACTTAGATCTTAGTATGAATAACTTTAACGGCATAAGCATTCCTACGCAAATAGGTTCTTTGCATAAGTTGAAATATCTTAACCTCTCTAATGCTTGTTTTAGTGGAACTGTGCCTGCTCAACTTGGGAATCTCTCAAATCTCCGCTATCTTGATCTTAGTGTTGAGCTTTCTCTTTCTTGCATGATGAGTGTAGGCAATAATATGTGGTGGCTCAGCCAGCTTTCTTCTTTGAAGTATCTTGATATGAGTTATGTGTACTTAGGTGATGTTCCAAATTGGCTCGATACTATAAACATGCTTCCTTCCTTGGAAGTGCTTCACTTGCCATTCACTCTTCTCAACGGAATTCCTTCGTCGCTATCGAACGTCAACATTACAGCTCTAAAA